Within bacterium, the genomic segment TCCTTCACCATCGCGGCTGTACTCCTCCACCCATCTCTTGTTTGTCCCGCCGTAGTACTTGTCAAATTTGCAGAGCCCGCCTTTTTCGTCATAAGAATAGGTTTCGACGAACCCGTCGTAGCGGCGCTGGCACAGGCGGCCCTGAGTATCATAGAGGTAAGATTCGCTCCGGGTTAGAGTATTGTCGTAATATTCCTTGAACGAGACGAGATGATCGTCATTGTCATAGTAATATTCACTCTGCAGTTGTCCGTCCCTGGTGATCCTGCTCAGCAGCAGGCCAAACTCCTCCTGCTCATCTTGGAAAAGATCCGGCCAATTATCGCAGATTTGCAGCGCGGCCAATAGCAGTAAATGCGCGAGGAAACGGTCGTGTTCTGCCGTGCCGCAGCCGACATCAAGCAAGGTCTTAGCATCGGGGTGTTCAGCGCGTATGCGCGCGTTGATCTGCTCTGCTTCGGCCTGATAATCCTTGAAGTGATAGAGGACATCGTATCACTGGGCCGTTTTTGAATACATGCGGTCTCCACGCTCTATGTTCCAACCTTAAACCAGCGCCTGTTCCTGTTGCGCGCTCAGCGCGGCACCTGCGCAGCGGGTCTCACTTCAGTTCCCCGGAAACCGGTCGGTTCACTCCGACATCAGCGCGGTGATGCTCTGCGGTTCCAGCCAGCGCCAGAGCACCAACGGCCGCCAAGGGCACACGGACGATGAATTCTCTTCTAGTCAGGGGTGGCAATGCTGGATCTCCTTTATGCGATAGGGTGAGGTCAGGACGACATATACAGCCCGCCGGTTTGCTCAAGCCAGTCGGCAATTCTTTCCACCGCGCCGGCGACATCGTCGTCCGAGATATCCAGCACCAGCGTTGGCAACAGCGATTTTGCAACCAGCGCGCGCAACAGATCCTGTTCATCGATAAAAAGCTGCAGATCGTCATACTGTTCGGGATTTCCCGAAACCTTGAGCCGCTTCGCGCGGGCGGCTGTAAAAGAATCGGGCGTACGCGTGCAAAAGATTAAATGGAATCCAAGGGCCTTGAGACGCTCTTCGAGCCACTTAAAGTCATAGTAGGTCCCATAGCGGCGCAATTGGTACATCTGGGTGGAAAGATGGAACCGGTCAATGATCCAGGAGTAGTAACGCTGGAGCTCGAAAAGATGCATCCACGTCCGGTAGGTCTCCAACGCCATTTCTTCTTCGTGAGGTTCGAAGTTGATCAGGCCCCGGCCCCATGGAAAGTTGGTGAAAGCGCACCATTCCGCTGAGATCAGAGGGGAGTGGTAGCGGTATTTGCGTGGCCCGACGATACGCGGGTGCTCGTTGAGGGCGAAAGCGATGTCGGTCTTGAAGGTCAGCCGTGTGCCTTCGAGGATCAGCTTGGGACAGAGTTTTGCCATCGAGTATACCGGATCGGGTCAAAGGCCTGTCTGCTACCTGTATTTATCTCAAAATACACGATTGCAGCATGAAATTCAACCCATTTCTGTGCCTTGCCGAATTTGGGGTTGTTTATGAAAGTGGCCGGTGCTAAATTGTCGCGCACCCCACCCCATCTCTGAAAGGCAACTATGGCCCGTCCGCCTGTCACCGTTTTCTGGTTCCGCCGCGACCTCCGTCTTGAAGACAACCGCGGGCTTTACCAGGCCTTGAGCAGCGGCCTCCCGGTGCTGCCGCTCTTCATCTTCGACCGCGAGATCCTCGACGATCTGGCCGATAAACGCGATCGCCGTGTCGCCTTCATTTATCAGGTCTTGCAGCGTCTTCATGCGCGCCTGGCGGAGCATGGCGGCGGTTTGCTGGTGCGGCACGGACGGCCCCTTGAGGTCTGGCGGCAGCTGCTGGAGGAGTTCCCAGTTCAGGCCGTATACACCAACCGCGACTACGAGCCCTATGCGGTGGCGCGGGACCGCAAGGTGGCCGACCTGCTGGCCGGACATGGGATCCCCTTCCAGATGTATAAGGATCAAGTGATTTTCGACGGGGACGAGGTGGTCAAGGAGGGGGGATCGCCCTATACGGTTTACACGCCCTTCAAGAACCGCTGGCTGGCCCAGCTGACGCTGCGGGACCTCCACCCCGCGGCCAGCGAGACTCTGCTCGACCATTTAGCGCCCGCTCCGGCAAGCGGTGTGCCGTCCCTCCAGGAGATCGGCTTCGCACCGGTGGCCGTCGACACCGATCCGGTCATCGATGAGGCCATCATCCGCTCCTACGACCGCACCCGTGACCTGCCCGCGGTGGCCGGCACCACCCGGCTCTCGGTTCATCTCCGCTTCGGCACCATCTCGATCCGCCGGCTGGCCGCCCTCGGCCGCGCTCTCAGCCCGACCTGGCTGCAGGAGCTGATTTGGCGTGAGTTCTTCATGTCGATCCTCGCCCATTTTTCGCATGTTGTGGATCAGCCCTTCAAGCCGCAATATGCCGCCATCCCCTGGCGCGAGGATCGCGGCGATTTCGCCCGCTGGTGCGCCGGCGAGACCGGGTATCCCATCGTCGATGCCGGCATGCGCGAACTCAACGCCACCGGCTTCATGCACAACCGCGTGCGCATGATCACCGCCAGTTTTCTCTGTAAGCATCTCCTCCTACCCTGGCTCTGGGGCGAACGCTACTTCGCGGAAAAGCTGCTTGATTACGACCTTGCCGCCAACAACGGCAACTGGCAGTGGGCCGCCGGCTGCGGCTGTGATGCCGCTCCCTACTTCCGCGTTTTCAATCCCGAGATCCAGGCCGCCAAATTCGATCCGCAGCGGACCTATATCCGCCGCTGGGTGCCGGAGGTGGATACGCAGACCTATCCCAAACCCATGGTGCCGCACGCGGCGGCGCGCATCCGTGCCCTCGAGACCTACGGCCGGGCTTTGCGGGGAACGCGGGAGTAATTGGTTTCGCGCGGATCCGGGTGCACGCGAGATTTTTGGGAGTGCGGATCAGGGTAGGCATGAGAGTTTTGGGGGCGCAGGCCAGATCCCGTTACAGTCGGCCGGCTAGGACGCAGGCCTTTTTCACCCGCATGAAAGCTTCCGTCGATTCCTCAAAGGCCTCGAGGTAGAGGATGTAGATCCCGATCCGGCAACGCCTCCCCTCATCATCGAGGCCGTCCCAGAAGACGGTCTTGCGGCTACCGCTGGGCTCATAATTACAGAGGAAGCGCACCTGCCGGCCGGCGCCGTCAAAAATGCGCAGATTGATGCGCGCGGTGCGCGCCGGCAGCGTCAGGCTGATCGCCTGATGGTCCTCGAAACCGTCGCCGTCCGGGGAGAAGGGATTCGGGCTGACGGCGATCGCCGCCTCCGCCGGCAGGCGGCCGACCAGTAGGCTGTTGGCCCGCCCCGCGGTGTGGCCTAAAGGATCGGCGCAGGAGCCCCAGTTGCTGCGTACCGCGGCGGCCACCAGGGGACTCAGCCGCTCCAGCGAGATGCCGCGCGCCCCGCCCCACTCGGCCGCGTACCATACCTCGTCCACGCGGCGGCCCAGACCATCGTAGAGCACGATCCCCTCACTGCTGCTGTTCAGCCCCGGCCAACTGGCCATGACTACCGCGGTACAGCCGGCTGCCGGCAGCTGCGCCAACAGACCCTCCTCCCCGGTCAGCACCAGATAGCTATGCGGCGCGATCGCAACCGGCGCTTTCGCCAGCAGCCGTTTCTCGAGCGTATCGGCATCGCTCAGCCGCCAACCGGTAAGGCGCGCGGTATCTCGCCCCGCATTGTAGCACTCGATCCATTCCGGCTCGCCGGCGGCCGGATTGGCCATGATCTCGTTGATCACCATCTCCGCGCGGCTGGTGTCGGTGGGCACCGGTGCGGCGCTGTTGGCAAAGCCCGGCGTGCCGTGCAGCACCAGGCTCTCTCCCCAGTTGCCGGTGGCCTCGCCCAGGTCCAGACGCAGCTTTTCCTCTGAAAAACCCTCATCGTGAGGCACCGTATAAGCATGCGCATCCACCATTGTCGAGTCGGGACAGTGC encodes:
- a CDS encoding deoxyribodipyrimidine photo-lyase: MARPPVTVFWFRRDLRLEDNRGLYQALSSGLPVLPLFIFDREILDDLADKRDRRVAFIYQVLQRLHARLAEHGGGLLVRHGRPLEVWRQLLEEFPVQAVYTNRDYEPYAVARDRKVADLLAGHGIPFQMYKDQVIFDGDEVVKEGGSPYTVYTPFKNRWLAQLTLRDLHPAASETLLDHLAPAPASGVPSLQEIGFAPVAVDTDPVIDEAIIRSYDRTRDLPAVAGTTRLSVHLRFGTISIRRLAALGRALSPTWLQELIWREFFMSILAHFSHVVDQPFKPQYAAIPWREDRGDFARWCAGETGYPIVDAGMRELNATGFMHNRVRMITASFLCKHLLLPWLWGERYFAEKLLDYDLAANNGNWQWAAGCGCDAAPYFRVFNPEIQAAKFDPQRTYIRRWVPEVDTQTYPKPMVPHAAARIRALETYGRALRGTRE
- a CDS encoding lamin tail domain-containing protein: MRKTAKGIALALLWAGVPSAGAQIVLSEIMFNPAGNERYDEFIELYNLSTTDSIDLHGWLISDSSGWNRIMAGPSGRSRLAPQRYALLLVPGYFTNSTFYAGLIPEETLVLTIDKSQFGSYGLNNSRSERVSVHCPDSTMVDAHAYTVPHDEGFSEEKLRLDLGEATGNWGESLVLHGTPGFANSAAPVPTDTSRAEMVINEIMANPAAGEPEWIECYNAGRDTARLTGWRLSDADTLEKRLLAKAPVAIAPHSYLVLTGEEGLLAQLPAAGCTAVVMASWPGLNSSSEGIVLYDGLGRRVDEVWYAAEWGGARGISLERLSPLVAAAVRSNWGSCADPLGHTAGRANSLLVGRLPAEAAIAVSPNPFSPDGDGFEDHQAISLTLPARTARINLRIFDGAGRQVRFLCNYEPSGSRKTVFWDGLDDEGRRCRIGIYILYLEAFEESTEAFMRVKKACVLAGRL